In Amycolatopsis sp. FBCC-B4732, the genomic stretch GCCGCGCTCGGTGACCTTCTGGCCCGGGCGCAGCTCGCCGGTGGTGATCGCGTCGCGCAGCGCCCGGTACACGCGGTCGGCGAGCGTGTCGGTCTGCAGTGCCTCACCCATCATGCACCCAGCCTACTGGCCATGGCAAAACTCGTTTGCAACTATTGACCATCTTGCTATAGCAAAAGTACGGTGGCGGCCATGCCCAAGGGAAGGTGCCGACGATGACGTTGACCACCCCGCGCGTCCGGCCGGGACGCATCACGTTCTTCGTGGCTCTGGCGGTCTTCGCGCAGGAGTCGACGTGGAACCTCTACGACTCCCAGGTCCCGCCCCTGCTGCGCGAGCACGTCGGCAGCGCCGCGCTGATCGGCGCCCTGATGGGCATGGACAACCTGCTCGGCATCTTCATCCAGCCGTGGATGGGCAACCGCTCGGACGGCACCCGGACGTCGTGGGGCCGCCGCATCCCGTACCTCGTCGCCGGCATGCCGGTCGCCGCCGTGCTGTTCGTGCTCATCCCGCACGCCGCGGTCTCGCTGCCGCTGCTCGTCCTGGTGATGTTCGGCTACGCCCTCGTCGCGAACTCGTTCAAGCCGATCGCCGAGTCGCTGCTCCCGGACTTCATCGCCCCCGAACGCCGCGGCCGGGCCAACGCGGCGGTCAAGATCGCCTCCAGCATCACCGTGATCGTCGCCGCGCTGATCAGCCTCTTCCTCATCGACGACTTCCCGAAGCTGTCCTTCGCGATCCCGGCGGTCCTGATGCTGGTGTCCATCGGCGTGCTCGCCTGGCGGGTGCGCGACAGCGACTCCCCGGCCTACCGGGCCGCGCTCGAAGAAGACCGCGCCGGCCACACGGAAAACTCCCCGCGGGTGCGGATGCGGGACGTCCTGCTCGACATCCTGCGGGACACCGACCGCAGCCGGCTGCTGGTCATCCTGGCCGTCTTCGCGTTCGGCGGCGCGTGGTTCGCGTCGCGCTCCCTCGTCACCAACTACGGCATCGAGACGCTCGGCGTGTCCCGCGGTGACGCCGGCGGCCTCACCCTGCCCAGCGGCCTGGCGTTCCTCGCGGCCGCCTACCCGGTGGCGCTGTTCGCCGAACGCTTCGGGCGGCTGCGGGTGATCCTGGTCGGGATGGCCGTGTTCGCCGCGGCCATGGTGCTCGGCACCGTCGTGCGGACACCCACCGGCACGATCGTCGCGATGTGCGTGGCGGCCGCGGGCGCGGCGGCGTTCATGGTCAACGCGGCGGTCGTCCTGTGGAACCTCGCGCCCTCGGCCCGCGTGCTCGGGACCTACACCGGGCTCTACACCGTCGGCTGGTCGAGCGGCGGGTTCCTCGGGCCGGCGCTGGTCGGCGGCATGGTCGACGTGACCGGCTGGCCGTTCCTGCTGCTCGACATCGCGCTCGTCACGGCGATCGCGGTGCTCTTGGTCGCCCGCGTCGCCGTGCTGCAGCGGCGCCGCACCGACGGGCGCGTCCTGTGAACCGCGTCCTGGTCACCACCGACTACCTGCGCCCCGGCGACGAGGTCGACGAATACCTGCGCGGCGCCGGGCTGGAAACCGTGCACGCGCCGATGACCGGCAAGCGCGATCCGGACCAGCTGGTCGAGGCGCTCGACGGGATCGACGCGGCGCTGGTCGCCAACGAGCCGCTCTCGGCCGGCGTGCTGGCCCGCGCGCCGAAGCTGCGCGTCATCGTCCGGACCGGCGTCGGCTACGACTCCATCGACGTCGAAGCCGCCGCCCGCCGGGGGATCAGCGTCAGCACCCTGCCCGGTGTCAATGCGAACGCCGTCGCCGAATACACCATGGGGCTGCTGCTCGCCGGTGCACGGCGGCTCGTGCAGTCGGCTTCCGGGGTGGCGGCGGGGAAGTGGCCGCGCGAGGACGGGCGCGAACTGCGCGGGTCGACGCTCGGGCTCATCGGGTACGGCGCTTCCGCACGGGCGGTCGTGCCGCTGGCGCGCGCGTTCGGGATGACCGTCGTCTGCACGTCCGGACTGCGCGGCCCCGACGTCCGGTTCACCGGGCTGCCCGAGCTGCTGTCCACTTCGGACTACGTCTCGGTGCACACGTCGCTGAACGACCGGACGCGGGGACTGCTGGACGCCTCGGCGTTCGAGCTGATGAAGCCGACGGCGGTGCTCGTCAACACCGCCCGCGGCGCGATCGTCGACGAGGCGGCGCTGGTTTCGGCGGTGGTGTCCGGCGAGATCGCCGGCGCGGTGCTCGACGTCGTGTGCGAAGAGCCGTTGCCGCTCGACAGCGCGTTGCGCGGGGTGGCCGGGATCGTCGTCTGTTCGCACCTGGCGGGGCAGACCGCCGAAGCACGCCGGGCCGCGGGTTTGCGTGGTGCCGAAGAACTGGTCGCGGCCCTGGACGGCCGGGCCCGGTACGTGGTGAACGGAGAGGGATGAGGGACATGGACAAGGTGCGCGTACTGGCGCCGAGCGGGATGCTCGGTGCGGGCTGGGACCACGCCACGGTCGAACGCGGCATCGCCCTGGGGGCCGACGTCATCAGCATCGACGGCGGGTCGACGGACTCCGGCCCGTACTACCTGGGTGCCGCGACGGCCAAGACGACCGCCAAGGCCGTGGCGCGCGACCTGCGCAGCCTGTTCACGGCCGCCGCGGGCGCCGGGATCCCGGTGATCGTCGGGTCGTGCGGGACGAGCGGGACCGACGCCGGCGTCGACTGGGTCGCCGGGATCGCCGCCGAGGTGCTCGCGGAGGAGGGCCTGGACCTGAAGGTCGCGAAGATCTACAGCGAGCAGGACGCGGCCGAGCTGAAGGAGCACCTGGACGCGGGCCGCGTGCACCCGTTGCCCCCGTTGGGGGAACTGATCGCCGAGACCCTGGAAAGCTGCACGCACATCGTCGGCGCGATGGGGCACGAGCCGATCGCCGAGGCACTGCGCGCGGGCGCGCAGGTCGTCCTGGCTGGCCGGGCGACCGACACGGCGGTGGCGGCGGCGTTCCCGCTCATGAAGGGCATGCCGGCCGGCCCGACGTGGCACGCGGCCAAGATCGTCGAGTGCGGCGGCCAGTGCACGGACAACCCGCGCGCGGGCGGCGTCCTGGCGACCATCGACGCCGGCGGCTTCACGATCGAGCCGCTCGACCCGGGCGCGGCGTGCACGCCGATCCTGGTGGCGGCGCACATGCTGTACGAGACGGCGAACCCGTTCGAGATGCGCGAACCCGACGGCACGCTCGACGTCCGCGAGGCGGTGTACACCGCCGTCGACGACCGGACCGTTCGCGTCACCGGGTCGCGGTTCCACGTCGCGGACCAGCACACGATCAAGCTGGAGGGTGCGCGGATCACCGGGTACGAGACGATGTCGTTCTCGGCGATCCGCGATCCCCTGGTGCTGGCCGACATCGACGAGTGGGCCACCCTGATGCGTGCGCTGATCACGCAGCGGGTGGGTCAGACGCTGGGCCTCGCCGACGAATACGCGTTCGACCTGCGGCTGTACGGCCACAACGCGGTGCTGGGCTCGTTGGAGCCCGAGGCCGGTCCGCCCCGCGAGGTAGGCGTGATGCTGCTGGTCAACGCGCCGGACCAGGCCACGGCGACCGCGGTGGCGAAGGTGGCCAACCCGCTGATGCTGCACCTGCCGACGCCGTCGATGGACTACCTGCCGAGCTTCGCGTTCCCGTCGTCCCCGGCGGAGGTCGAACGCGGGGCGGCGTACGAATTCGTGCTCAACCACGTCGTCGACTGCGCGCCATCGGACCTGTTCCGGATCGAGTTCGAGGGGAAGACCCATGCCTGAAACCACTTTGGCGGACCTGGCCCACGAGGTCCGCTCCAAGAACGCGGGCCCGTTCTGGGTGACGATGGAGTTGTTCATGCGCGACGCCGACGGCTATCGCGTGGCGGCGGACGAGGAATTCCTGAACGAACGCGTGGTGGCTTCGCTTTACCGAGTCGACGAGGAAACGGTGCAGATCTTCCGCATTCCGTCGTTGAACGTCGTGAAGATTTCGTTCCCCCGGCCGGTGAGCCAGGGTTCGCTGCGGGACCGGGACATGCACGCGGGCCAGCACCACGTACCGCTGGCGGGAATGGTCGTGCGTCACGGTTGACGGCGTTCCGGCCAGACGCCGTGCGGGGAACTCCAGCGCGTCGGATCACCACCGCGCTTCGGTTCGATGAGGTTGAACGCTTCGAGCCCGGTCGGCCGCGGCCCCGTTTTCCGCGTGCCCGGCGCGCGGGGAACCGCCACTCGTCCGGGTGCCTAGCGGTTGCGCCCGAACCAGCGGCGTGAGCCCGGCCGCGCCTGGGCGGCCAGCCACCCGGCGATGTCGGCGACCACCGCCGGGTCGACGTGCTGCGGTACCTCGTACCCCGCGGGCGTCGACGGCCCCTCGCCGCGGAAGAACAGGTGGTCGTCGGCGTCGTGGACGCGGATCGTGACGTCCGGCCGGTGCGCCAGGCCCGCCCGCCAGCGGGCCAGGTCGCCGGCCGCCGTCACCTGGTAGTCGCGGCCGCCCTGCAGGATGAGCATCGGCTTGGCGAGTTCGGCCGCGGTCGCCACCGGGTCGTAGGTGCGGAGGTCCAGCCAGTACGACGCCGGCCAGCCGAAGAGCAGGTCCGCCGCCGGGGTCGAAGGCGTCAAACCGGGGCTTTCGACGAGCGCGGCCTGCCGGGTGACCGCCTCGACGGCCGCCGTCATGGCCGGGCCGGGGTCCAGCTCGGCGAGGTAGCGGACGACCCGGACCGCGGCCCGGGGCAGCGGCAGCGTGTCCCCGGCGAGGCTCACCAGGCCGGCGATCGAGGCGTCGGCGGCCGCGACCCGCGGGGCCGCCTTGCCGCCGCCGCTGTGGCCGAGGACGAACACCCGCTCGGCGGCCACCGTCCGCTGCTCCCGCAGCAGGCGGACGGCGGCGAGCGCGTGCGGCACGTACTCCTCGGCCATCGTGAACCCGGGTTCGGTGCCTACGTGGGGGTGCGTGCCGGTCACCTTGTCGAACCGGGCCACCGCGACGCCCCGGCTCGCCAGCCCCCACGCCAGGTCCTTGAACGGCTTGTTCGGACCGGTCGTCAGGTCGCGGTCGAACGGTCCCGAGCTGAGCAGCACCAGCCCCGGCCACGGGCCGCGCCCGGCCGGGACGGTCAGCGTGCCGGGCACCGCCGGCGGGCCGGAACCGACGGTGACTTCCTGCTCGGTGAACCGTTTCGGGGTGGCGTAGTCCGGTGGCTCCCAGGCGGCGCCGGCGGGCGGCCCCAGCCGCAGGCCGTGCAGCAGGCCGGCGTCGTCGACCGACATGACCACCGTGAGCCCGCCGCGCTCGCAGGTCACCGGGACGCGTACCCGGACCAGCCCCGCCTCGCCCGGCTCGCTCACTGCGCCGCCGACCGCCGAGACCGGCCCGATCTTGGCGATTTCGCCCTCCCAGCCGACCCGCAGCGTCTCGGCCGAGGCCACCGCCCGCAGCCTCGGTGCGAACAACGCCTCGACGTCGGCGAACCGCCGTTCGGTGGCCAGCCCGACCACTGCCGCGGCGACCGCCGCCGGTCCCTCGTCCACGTTCTCCCCCCATCATTCTCGCTTTTTGCGAACGGTAGCACCGTGTGAGATCGTTCGGTAGTGGACACCTTGGAACTGCTGGCGCACCCGGTCCGGCTGCGGATCGTGCACGCCATGCGCGGCGGCCGGACGCATACCACTGCCCAGCTCTGTGCGGTGCTGCCGGACGTCTCGAAGGCCATGGTCTACCGGCACGTCGAGCTGCTCGCCACGGGCGGGATCCTGCGCGTGGCCGATGAACGGCGCGTGCGCGGCGCGGTCGAGCGCCACTACGAGCTGCGCCCGGAACGCGCGTCGATCGATCCCGAGACGGCCGCGGCACTGTCCACCGAGGACCACCGGCGCGGGTTCGCCGTCGCGGTCGCCGCCCTCGTCGCCGAGTTCAACGCCTACCTCGACCGCGAAAACACCGACCCCGCCACGGATCCGGTCGGCTACCGGCAGCACGCGGTCTGGCTCAGCCGCGACGAACTGATCGCGATGAACGACGAACTGCGCGCCGCCATCCTGCCCCGGCTGGCCCACCCGCCTGCCCCCGGCCGCACCCGGTACCTGCTCAGCCCCATCCTCTTCCCCAGCGAGGAGCCCGCTGCAGACTGACGTGCCGCTGTACTATCCCGGCACTGATCCGAACGGCAGGGGGAACGATGAGCGGTATCAGGGTTTTGGTGTCCGGCGCCAGCATCGCGGGACCCGCGCTGGCCCACTGGCTGCGCCGCCGCGGGGCCGAGGTGACCGTGGTGGAGCGGGCGCCCGGGCTGCGTCCCGGCGGGCAGGCGGTCGACGCGCGCGGGGTGACCAAGGAGGTCATCCGGCTGATGGGGCTGGACGAGGCGGTGCGCGCGGCCCGCACGCGGACCGCCGGCGCGCACACCGTGGACGCGGACGGGAACGTGCTGGAGACCTTCAGCGCGGAGGACGACGGCGGCGACGGCTACATCACCGAGATCGAGATCCTGCGCGGCGACCTGTCCCAGGTCCTCTACGACGACACGCGCGACGGCGTCGAGTACGTCTTCGGTGACCGGATCGCCGAGCTCACCCAGGACGGCAGCGGCGTCGACGTGACGTTCGCGAGCGGTGGCTCGCGGCGCTTCGACCTGGTGATCGGGGCCGACGGGCTGCACTCGTCGGTGCGGGGAATGGTCTTCGGGCCGCGCGAGCGGTTCGTCCGCCACCTCGGGCACGTGCTGGCGTTCTACAGCGTGCCCAACGAATTCGGGCTGGACCGCTGGCTGCTGGACTACCAGGAGCCCGGCCGGTCGGCCTGCCTGCGGCCGATCGGGGACGCCACCCGCGCGATGGCCATGTTCTCCTTCACCGCGGCCGACTTCGACGTCGACTACCGCGACATCGAGGCCCAGAAGCAGTTGCTGCGCGAGCGGATGGCGGACTTCGCCTGGCTGACCCCGCGCATCCTCGCGCACGTCGACGACACCCCGGACTTCTACCTCGACCAGGTCGCCCAGGTGGTGATGGACCGCTGGTCGAACGGGCGGGTCGGGCTGCTCGGGGACGCGGCGTTCAGCTCGTCGCCGCTGTCCGGGCAGGGCACCGGGCTGGCCCTGATCGGCGCCTACCTGCTGGCCGGGGAGCTGGCCGCCGCCGGCTGGGACCCGGCGGCCGGGTTCGCCCGGTACGAGGAGCTGATGCGGCCGTTCGTCGAGGCCAACCAGGAGATCGGCCGGTTGCACGCGAAGATGCGCGGCATCCCCGACCCGGACGCCGAGCCGGCCGCGGAGCCGGCCGTGGAGCCGGACACCGAGTGGCTCACCGACCTGGTCCAGCGTGCGGTCAACGGCGTCGAGCTGCCCGATTACGCGGGGGTGCCGGACTCCGGGCCGTCAGTCACCTCGGTGTCGCGGTAGGGCTCCGCCGCGGTCGTCCGATGTGGACCATCAGCGGTCCACATCGGACTTACGCGGCGGGCCGAGTTCCTCGGCGAGCACGGCGTCGACCTTCGCGGCGGCCCGGCGCAAGGCGAGCACGGCCCAGACGACCACCGCGACCGCGATGATCGCGATGGCGGTCGTCCAGGCGTAGCCCTCGTCGGCGGGCACCACCGCGATCGTGGCCGCGGCCAGGAACGGCCAGCGGCCCGCCGGGGTCGTGCGGAGGTGCCATCGGGGGGAGGCGGAATCGTGGGTGGTCAGGAAGACGGGGCCATGAGCGCTCACCGGGCGTCGACCTTTCCTTCGGGGGTGTGGCAACGCACGGATAGTCGACCGGGAGAGCCTTCGGGTTACTGAATGCGACCGCATTGGCCGCGAACGGGTGGAAAATACACTCGAACGAGTGATCCTCGGTTCCAAAGTAGCGGAGGCAGCCTCCGTAACCCGAAGAGGTTACTTCCCGCGCTCGGCCGGCCCGGCCGCTCTACGGTGATTTCAAGATCGACCAGGGGAGCCACCGTGCGTCTTCGTTCCATCACCGCAGTCGTCCTGCTGGCCTGCACCTCCGCCGTCGTGCCCGCCGTGACGAGCGTGGGTGCGCAGGCCCTCGCGCTGTACCCGTGCCCCGAGGTGCGGGACCCGCCCGACTACACGTTCTCCAACCCGTCGCGGTCGTGGCTGCCGACGAACCTGCGCAGCGACTACCTCCGCGGCCCGGGCACGATCACCTACAACAAGACGGCGACGTCGACGGTGAACGCGTCGATCACGGGCACGACCAGCGCGGAAGCGGGCGTGATCTTCGCGAAGGCCAGCGTCTCCCTCGCGGTGAGCGTCGGCGCGAGCTACGCGAAGTCCGACTCGTAGTCGTACGCGGCGACGGTGCCCGCCGGCAAGCTCCTGCGGCTGCAGCAGTACAAGGAGGCGCGGACGTTCACCGTGCGCAAGTACCACATCGTCCCGCCGTGCACGACGAAGTACCTGTGGACGAAGAAGGTCTCGGCGCCGGTCAAGAACGCGAGCTACCTCTGGCAGCTCGTCGGCTGAGCCGGCCCGCTGCCGCGGGCTGACGGCGCCTGCCCGGCGAGGTGGCCTCGCCGGGCAGGCCGGTCAGTGCGCGGTTGCCGGGCCGAGCTGCAGGACCACGGCCGTCCACGTCATGCCGACGCCGATGCCCAGCAGCAGCACGTGGTCGCCCGGGCCGGCTTCGCCCGTGCGGAGCAGGTGGTCGAGCGCCACGATCTGGTCGCTGGCGCCCAGGTGGCCGACCCGCAGTCCCAGCTCGGTCATCGTGCGGTGCTCCGGGATGCCGAGCGGGCGCAGGATCTGCGTGTGGACCAGGCGGCGGCCGTAGTGCGGGGCACAGATCCGGGCGATGTCGGGCAGGTCGACACCCGCGTCGGCCAGTGCGGTCTTCACGACGTTCGTGACGCCGTCGGCGTTGCGGCTGTCGACGTGCGCCGGACCGCCGTGGCGGCCGAGCCACTGGCGCTTGCGGGCGCGGATGTCGAGCGACTGGTGCGCGGTGATGCTGGCTGGGCGGAACGGCTCGTTGCCGCGCTGCAGGCCTTCCAGCGACGGATCGGTGTAGGAGGCGATCGCGCGGATCCGCGCCAGGCCGGGCCGCCGCGACAGCACGACCGCGCTGCCCGCGTCGCCGTAGACGATGCCCGTGTCGGTGGACCAGTGCGGGAAGCCGGGTGCGCCGAACCGGTCGCCCGCGGTGATGAGCGCGGCGTCGTGGTCCGGGCGGCCGCGCAGCACGCTCGCCGCGACGTCCAGGCCGGCCACCAGGCTGTTGCTCATCGCGCCGAGCTCGAGCGTCAGGCCGGGACCGGCACCGACGCCGAGCTGGTCGCGCACGTAGGACGCGGCGTGCCAGAAGTCGATGCCGGAGTGGTAGATCCCGGCGTGCAGGCACAACGTCGGGAACACCGGCCCGCCGCCGGTGCTTTCCGCCTGGCGCAAGGCCTCGCGCCCCGCGCGCACCGCGAGTTCGGGGCCGGGCAGCCCGGCGACGGCGGTGGAGAGCTGGCCGGTCCGGCCGGCGTCGGCGACGGTGAACTCACCGGCCGCCAGCGGGGCGGCGACCGGGGTCAGTGCCCCGACGTCGGTGCCGATCCCGTTGAGGTGCAGGTCATCCACGCGCATCCGTGGTCACCTCCGGCAGTACGGCTTCGATCTCCGACAGGGTGTCGTCGAGGTGGAGCGGGGGAGCGGACACGCAGCCGGCGACGGCGAGCTCGGCGGCGACGGCTGCGGCGCTTCCTCCGGCGAACCGGTGGAAACCCGCGAAGCAGGCCGGTCCGGTGCCCGGAACGGCGATGGCCAGGTGCGCCCAGCCGGTTTCGCGGTCCCAGCGCACGATCAGCCGGGTGGGCCCGGTGATGGTGTGGGTCTCGCGCAGCACCTGTGTCAACGTCGTGGCGGTCAAGCAACTTCCTTTCGGCACGGCGAACAGCACGCACCGAGGGGCGCGCGCTGGCGAAGGATGGACGGGGACGCGTCGTCGGGCCCCTGGGAACACCGGGAAACCTACCGCGATGATCATGCGCGGTCTGCCACACCCCGATACACAGAGTGATCGGGCGAACTGCTACTGGAGCGGATTTTCCCCAAACAGCCCGGAATCCCGTGGAGACGATCATGAGATTCCTTCGGGTGTTGATTACACTCGGTAGTGTTCGAGTGGTCGGCCGACGAAGTCGATGCGCAGCCCGGTGCAGAGGGCGAACATCCTCGACTGCCGGCTGACCGAACTCGGCGTCGGCCGGCGCGGAAGGCGTGTGGACGCAGGACTTCGGCACCCCCACGGGCACAGCCGTCCCAACGCTGTCCCACCGCGCCGGCGTTGTCGCTGGTCCGGTGGGGTGGGACTGTCCCGGCGTCCCGAGCCGGGCGCGGAACCGCCACCGGCGGGCCGGGTGCTGCCAGCCTGCTCGCCATGCAAAGACTCGCTCTGGCCGTCGCGGTGGTGCTGGTGCTGCCCGCCGCGGCCGCCACCACCGCCGCGGCCGCACCCGTCGCGGTGTGCGGGCACACCAGCGCCCAGCCCACCCTCAAGCAAGGGGCGACCGGCACCGAGGTCGCCGAAGCCCAGTGCCAGCTGAACCTCGCCACCAAGGCGAGCCGGTACACGCCCATCGGCGCGGACGGCTCCTTCGGCCCGGCGACCGACGCCCGGGTGCGCGTGTTCCAGGCGTGCGCCGCGCTGAGCGTGGACGGCCAGCTCGGGCCCAACACGTGGGCCGCGCTGAACACCTGGTCCGCGCACCCCCGCAAGTGCGCCACCCAGGGCACTTCGGGCACCGCGCAGAGCGTCGTGTGCGGTCACTCCACCGCCCGGCCGACCCTGCAGAGCGGCTCCACCGGCGTGGCGGTCAAGGAGCTCCAGTGCCGGCTGAACCTCGCCATGGAGCCGGGCCACTACCCGCCGCTGACGATCGACGGCAACTTCGGGGACGGCACCCGCAACCGGGTGATCCAGTTCCAGCACTGCGTCAACGCCAGTGCCGACGGCGTCGCCGGGCCCACCACCTGGGCGAAGGTCGCCGACTGGTCGAGCCGCAACGCCTACTGCGTGCCGCCGAAGCCCGCCGGGCACCCGATCGACGGCGTCGACACGGCGAAGTACCAGCACCCCGGCGGCGCGCCGATCAACTGGGGTGCGGTGAAGGCGTCCGGTGTGGAGTTCGCGACGGTCAAGGCGACCCGCGGCCTCAACGTCACCGACGAGTACCTGGCCACGGACCTGCCCGCGGCCCGCAACGCCGGCCTGGCCGCGGGGCCGTACCACTTCTACACGGGCACCGCGGCCAATACCGGTGGGGCGCAGGCGGACCGGTTCATCGCCGCGGTGAAGGCCACCGGGTACACCGGCAAGCGCGCCGGTGACCTGCCGCCCGTGTTCGACCTGGAGTGGAAGGACGACGGCTCGGGCGGCTGCCCGCCGTATGTGACCGTCGCCGACGCCAAGGCGTGGCTGGACAAGGTGCAGGCGGCGTTCGGCCGGACCCCGATCATCTACACCCAGAAGTCGTTCCTGGACGCGTGCCTCGGCGGCACCACGGCGTTGTCGGGCTACCCGATGCAGCTCGCCGACTACCGCCAGTCCGTCACGCAGCCGGCGCTGCCCGCCGGGTCGAAGACGTGGCTGATGTGGCAGTACACCGACGCGGCCATCCCCGACGGCATCCCCGCGCCGGCGACCGGCGACGTCTTCAACGGCACCCAGGCCGACCTCGACCAGCTCGCCAACCGCTGAACCCCGCCCGAAATCCCGCTAGGAAAGGACGAGAATGAGTCTCCCCATGAGCCGCCGCACGGTGCTGCGCGGCGCGGCGGTCATCGGCACCGCCGCCGTGGTCAGCCCGCTGCTGCTGGCGGGCACGGCCCAGGCGTACCCGTGGTCCCGCACCCTGGTGCAGGGCACCACGGGCGCCGACGTCACCGAGCTCCAGATCCGCGTCGCGGGCTGGGCGGCCGACTCGCCCAGCCACAGCCGCGTCTCGATCGACGGCGAGTTCGGCCCCGGCACGGCAGCGGCGGTCCGCCGCTTCCAGGCGGCGTACGGCCTGGGCGCGGACGGCCAGGCCGGCCCGGCCACGCAGGCGGCGCTCAACGCGCTGGAGCAGAGCGACGGGTCGACGGCGCACTTCAACTTCAGCGAGTTCACCGACCGGATCAGCGGAACGTTCAACGGCGGCAAGGTCAGCGCGGCCACTGCCAAGGAGAACGCCCGCCGCTGCATGTACAAACTGGAGGCGCTGCGCAAGAAGCTGGGGAACAAGCCGATCACGGTGAACTCCGGGTTCCGCAGCATCGCGCACAACGCGGACATCGGCGGCGCGACCGACAGCATGCACCTGTACGGCACGGCGGCCGACCTGAACGTGCCGGGCGTGGCGAACAAGACGGTGTACCAGAAGGCGGAGACCAGCGGGTTTTCCGGGCTGGAGACGTACAACACCGACCACCAGCACGTGGACAGCCGAGCCGACCTCGGCCGCGCGTGGTGGTGGGAGAACGGCACAGTCTGACCGGCCGGCCGGGGGCTGCCGCCGGAACCCGCCGGGACCCTCGGCGTCCCGGCGGGTTCCGGCGGCAGCGAGCGCCGGCCGCGGGCTGGGCTTTGGGGGAGCGGGTCTCGGCGCGGGGCTGGTGTTGCCGGAAGCCGGTTCTGGCCGGTGCCGCGGGCCCGAGCGAGCCGGAAGCTGGCGCTGCCGGGGCCGCGGGGTCGTGTTTTCGGAAGCGATTCCCGGTGCGGGGCTTGTGTTCACCGGAAGGCAGTCCCGGTCCATGCCTCGCGGGCTGAGCTGGCCGGAAGCCGGCGCCGTCGGCGCCGCCGGGGCCGCGCGGCCTGCGGCGTCGGGAAAAGCGGCGGCGGTCCGTGCGGCGGAGCCCGCGCGTTCCGGCGCGCGCCGCGGCGGCTTGTGGTCGCCGGAAGCGAGCCTCGATCCGGCCGCGGGGGGCTGGGCTTTGGGGAGCAAGTCCCGGCGCGGGGCCTGCTCCCGTCGGAAGCCGGCCCGGTCCGTGCCGCGGAGTCCGTGCCCTCCGGGTCCGTTCGCGGGCCGCCCCTCGGGGAGGGCTCGGGCTCCGCCCCGCTCGCTCAGTGCGGCGGGGTGTTCTGGAGCGCCGCCGAGCAGGCGGGCCAGTCGTGGAAGTCGTGGTGGGCGGCCCACAGGCGGTGGGCCGCGCCGATGTTCCACGCCGGGTCGAACGCCTGGCGTGGGGTGCCGCCCAGTTCGAGGAGGCGGGCGTCGGAGATCTGGAAGACGCCCCAGTTGCGGCTGCCGTTCGTGTTCGGCAGCACCCACAGCGGGTCGAGGAACGAGGCGCAGCGGGCGATCGCCACCGCCGTGTCCGGCGCCTCGGTGAACACGGCACGGACCCGCTGCTCCACCATCGCCGTCGACCAGCCCGCCATGCTGGTCCGGTGGTCGTACAGCGCGTTCTTGGTGGCTTCGTCGACGACGCCGCGGGCGGGCAGGCCGGCCAGCACCTGGAACGCCGTGACCCGGCGCAGTGTCTCCGGGCCGAACGAGCCGTCCACCGAAAGCCGGGCCTGGGCCGCGGTCAGCAGGTTCTGCACCTCGGTGACGCACTCGTCGTGCTGACCCATGCTCACCGGCGGCTGGCAGCCGGGG encodes the following:
- a CDS encoding FAD-dependent monooxygenase, whose product is MSGIRVLVSGASIAGPALAHWLRRRGAEVTVVERAPGLRPGGQAVDARGVTKEVIRLMGLDEAVRAARTRTAGAHTVDADGNVLETFSAEDDGGDGYITEIEILRGDLSQVLYDDTRDGVEYVFGDRIAELTQDGSGVDVTFASGGSRRFDLVIGADGLHSSVRGMVFGPRERFVRHLGHVLAFYSVPNEFGLDRWLLDYQEPGRSACLRPIGDATRAMAMFSFTAADFDVDYRDIEAQKQLLRERMADFAWLTPRILAHVDDTPDFYLDQVAQVVMDRWSNGRVGLLGDAAFSSSPLSGQGTGLALIGAYLLAGELAAAGWDPAAGFARYEELMRPFVEANQEIGRLHAKMRGIPDPDAEPAAEPAVEPDTEWLTDLVQRAVNGVELPDYAGVPDSGPSVTSVSR
- a CDS encoding ketoacyl-ACP synthase III family protein, translated to MRVDDLHLNGIGTDVGALTPVAAPLAAGEFTVADAGRTGQLSTAVAGLPGPELAVRAGREALRQAESTGGGPVFPTLCLHAGIYHSGIDFWHAASYVRDQLGVGAGPGLTLELGAMSNSLVAGLDVAASVLRGRPDHDAALITAGDRFGAPGFPHWSTDTGIVYGDAGSAVVLSRRPGLARIRAIASYTDPSLEGLQRGNEPFRPASITAHQSLDIRARKRQWLGRHGGPAHVDSRNADGVTNVVKTALADAGVDLPDIARICAPHYGRRLVHTQILRPLGIPEHRTMTELGLRVGHLGASDQIVALDHLLRTGEAGPGDHVLLLGIGVGMTWTAVVLQLGPATAH
- a CDS encoding GH25 family lysozyme, whose translation is MQRLALAVAVVLVLPAAAATTAAAAPVAVCGHTSAQPTLKQGATGTEVAEAQCQLNLATKASRYTPIGADGSFGPATDARVRVFQACAALSVDGQLGPNTWAALNTWSAHPRKCATQGTSGTAQSVVCGHSTARPTLQSGSTGVAVKELQCRLNLAMEPGHYPPLTIDGNFGDGTRNRVIQFQHCVNASADGVAGPTTWAKVADWSSRNAYCVPPKPAGHPIDGVDTAKYQHPGGAPINWGAVKASGVEFATVKATRGLNVTDEYLATDLPAARNAGLAAGPYHFYTGTAANTGGAQADRFIAAVKATGYTGKRAGDLPPVFDLEWKDDGSGGCPPYVTVADAKAWLDKVQAAFGRTPIIYTQKSFLDACLGGTTALSGYPMQLADYRQSVTQPALPAGSKTWLMWQYTDAAIPDGIPAPATGDVFNGTQADLDQLANR
- a CDS encoding D-Ala-D-Ala carboxypeptidase family metallohydrolase; the protein is MSRRTVLRGAAVIGTAAVVSPLLLAGTAQAYPWSRTLVQGTTGADVTELQIRVAGWAADSPSHSRVSIDGEFGPGTAAAVRRFQAAYGLGADGQAGPATQAALNALEQSDGSTAHFNFSEFTDRISGTFNGGKVSAATAKENARRCMYKLEALRKKLGNKPITVNSGFRSIAHNADIGGATDSMHLYGTAADLNVPGVANKTVYQKAETSGFSGLETYNTDHQHVDSRADLGRAWWWENGTV
- a CDS encoding helix-turn-helix domain-containing protein; its protein translation is MTPHMDKFAAYLRMLKDRSGQGYERLGRRAGVSGSSLHRYCSGKSVPADYRVVHSFAKVCGASTEELRELHQLWALADAGRVEEVPSEQVAGAPAEQADVVPAAQAGEAAAAQAGEVPDGQAGSLPARSSFRSPRRRGYVAVAIAIVALLAGGLAWAAVGGTPGGPAPGRYADRVLFSPGCQPPVSMGQHDECVTEVQNLLTAAQARLSVDGSFGPETLRRVTAFQVLAGLPARGVVDEATKNALYDHRTSMAGWSTAMVEQRVRAVFTEAPDTAVAIARCASFLDPLWVLPNTNGSRNWGVFQISDARLLELGGTPRQAFDPAWNIGAAHRLWAAHHDFHDWPACSAALQNTPPH